One genomic segment of Gossypium arboreum isolate Shixiya-1 chromosome 3, ASM2569848v2, whole genome shotgun sequence includes these proteins:
- the LOC108475789 gene encoding auxin-responsive protein SAUR62-like, whose protein sequence is MVSAKKLVQLARKWQKMVAIRRKRITLPTATLDNDTNSCSTSTMVVKGHFVVYSADQKRFVLPLEYLKNEIVMEIFDLAEEEFGVPGNGLLILPCDAPFLEYVIDLIKRKPSKDIEKALILSVASSRCSSSNHYQHETSQQLPIRSF, encoded by the coding sequence ATGGTCAGTGCTAAGAAGCTTGTCCAGTTAGCAAGAAAATGGCAAAAAATGGTTGCAATCCGGAGAAAAAGGATCACACTACCAACAGCAACCTTGGATAATGACACAAACAGTTGCAGCACATCGACAATGGTTGTGAAAGGTCATTTTGTTGTATACAGTGCAGATCAGAAGCGCTTTGTGCTTCCATTGGAATATCTAAAGAATGAAATAGTCATGGAAATATTCGACTTGGCTGAAGAAGAGTTTGGTGTACCAGGCAATGGACTTCTAATCTTGCCTTGTGATGCACCCTTTCTGGAATATGTAATAGATTTGATCAAAAGGAAACCAAGTAAAGATATAGAGAAAGCATTGATCCTGTCGGTAGCCAGTAGTCGTTGCTCGTCATCAAATCATTATCAGCATGAAACGAGCCAGCAGTTGCCAATACGGAGCTTCTGA